In Rhizobium sp. ARZ01, a genomic segment contains:
- a CDS encoding DMT family transporter, whose product MDQPASLSSAYAMTAKTWSMLFLLGLIWGGSFFFARVAVQHIPPITLVFLRTSIAAIALHIYLAGRFDLYATLQRRWREFLALGLINNVLPHILIFTGQTQIGAGLAAILNATTPIFTILIANRLTTDEKMTPPKIVGCLIGLLGTAVLIGPRALAPFTGESDGPPLWALLLPIGAAISYGFAATYGKRFRGVPAPVTAAGQLTASTLVLLPLATVVDHPWNLPIPPLGVVLSVLALALVSTAYAYILFFRIMAVAGATNTSLVTLLVPPSAIIAGMLFLGEWLTLPGAAGIILVLLGLIVLDGRALKRLAPSGRSG is encoded by the coding sequence ATGGATCAGCCCGCCAGCCTCAGCTCGGCCTATGCGATGACGGCCAAAACATGGTCCATGCTGTTCCTGCTCGGCTTGATCTGGGGCGGTTCGTTCTTTTTTGCCCGCGTCGCCGTCCAGCACATTCCGCCAATTACGCTCGTTTTTCTGCGGACCAGCATCGCGGCGATCGCGCTCCATATCTACCTTGCTGGACGCTTCGACCTGTATGCGACACTGCAGCGGCGCTGGCGCGAGTTCCTCGCGCTGGGACTGATCAACAATGTTCTCCCACATATCCTCATCTTCACAGGGCAGACCCAGATCGGTGCGGGACTGGCAGCGATCCTGAACGCGACAACGCCGATCTTTACAATCCTCATCGCCAACCGGCTGACCACGGACGAGAAGATGACGCCGCCCAAGATTGTCGGCTGCCTGATCGGTCTCCTCGGCACGGCCGTCCTGATCGGTCCCCGGGCACTCGCTCCCTTTACCGGCGAGAGCGACGGGCCGCCGCTTTGGGCGCTGCTACTGCCAATTGGGGCTGCGATCTCCTACGGCTTCGCCGCGACATACGGCAAGCGGTTCCGTGGGGTCCCTGCCCCCGTCACTGCGGCTGGCCAGTTGACCGCCTCCACTCTCGTTCTCCTGCCGTTGGCCACCGTTGTCGACCACCCGTGGAACCTGCCGATACCGCCGCTTGGCGTGGTGTTGTCCGTGCTGGCACTGGCCCTCGTTTCCACCGCCTACGCCTATATTCTCTTCTTCAGGATCATGGCCGTAGCCGGGGCGACCAACACCTCGCTCGTTACCCTGCTCGTACCACCAAGCGCAATCATCGCCGGAATGCTCTTTCTCGGCGAATGGCTGACTTTGCCGGGCGCCGCGGGGATCATACTCGTGCTCTTGGGGCTGATCGTCCTTGACGGGCGCGCACTGAAGCGGCTGGCCCCATCGGGCCGTTCAGGATGA
- the metF gene encoding methylenetetrahydrofolate reductase [NAD(P)H], protein MTIGHTARRRHALRLSFEFFPPRNEEADRQLWETITALTPYAPDFVSVTYGAGGSTRAPTLAAVDRIISDTPLSAAAHLTCVGATKEEVNAVVEEFRAVGVRHFVALRGDPASGLGAAYQPHPGGYANAAELTAGLRAIDDFEVSVSAYPEKHPESLDVSADIDMLKRKVDAGATRALTQFFFDNVLYERYLERVRAAGIDIPIVPGILPVHNLAQVQKFSGLCGATVPQWLADRLEPLDGRPDDRAMVAAELAARQVEGLIGLGIDEFHFYTMNRSALVSSVLDQVGFKRQENAERPKAAGAAA, encoded by the coding sequence ATGACGATTGGACACACCGCGCGCCGGCGCCACGCCCTCCGACTCTCCTTCGAGTTCTTCCCTCCCAGAAACGAGGAGGCTGATCGCCAACTCTGGGAGACAATCACCGCGCTTACCCCGTACGCGCCTGACTTCGTTTCGGTGACTTACGGTGCGGGCGGCTCCACGCGGGCTCCGACGCTCGCCGCCGTGGACCGCATCATCAGCGACACGCCGCTTTCCGCCGCTGCCCACCTGACCTGCGTCGGCGCGACGAAGGAAGAAGTGAACGCGGTTGTCGAGGAGTTCCGGGCCGTTGGTGTCCGTCATTTCGTGGCGTTGCGCGGCGATCCTGCCAGCGGACTCGGGGCAGCCTACCAGCCGCATCCGGGCGGCTATGCCAATGCCGCCGAACTGACTGCCGGACTTCGGGCGATCGACGACTTCGAAGTGTCGGTCTCGGCCTATCCGGAAAAACACCCGGAAAGCCTGGATGTTTCCGCTGACATCGACATGCTAAAGCGCAAGGTTGACGCCGGTGCAACGCGGGCGCTCACCCAGTTCTTCTTCGACAATGTGCTCTATGAACGTTACCTTGAGCGCGTCCGTGCTGCCGGGATCGATATCCCAATCGTGCCCGGCATCCTGCCGGTCCACAATTTGGCTCAGGTTCAGAAATTCTCGGGGCTGTGCGGCGCAACGGTCCCGCAATGGCTTGCCGATCGCCTCGAGCCGCTGGATGGCCGGCCTGATGACCGTGCCATGGTCGCTGCCGAACTTGCTGCTCGGCAGGTGGAAGGGCTGATTGGGCTCGGCATCGACGAGTTCCACTTTTATACGATGAACCGGTCGGCGCTCGTATCGTCAGTGCTTGATCAAGTCGGGTTCAAGCGCCAGGAGAACGCAGAGCGGCCCAAGGCCGCAGGCGCTGCGGCTTGA
- a CDS encoding metalloregulator ArsR/SmtB family transcription factor gives MAKLGLDDTVEVLKTAGESTRLRLLALLSRGDLTVTDLTDILGQSQPRISRHLKLLAEAALIERYQEGAWAYFRLRHEGAAVSLARLLLDRIDETDPVLDRDAERLAVLKKARAEKAQAYFSRNAAEWDELRRLHVSEAEVEAALLGLIGEQPVDAFLDLGTGTGRILQLFEGLYRRGVGVDASRDMLAVARANLDRAGITKASIRHGDIFNLPLERDEFDVVTIHQVLHFLDEPDAAIAEAARMLRPGGRLVIIDLAPHGIEHLRDEHAHLRLGFSHQIVQEWLEQAGLSLEQAIDLKPADGGPEALTVTIWLARDQRPAEGANGAEPLIAIGRRN, from the coding sequence GTGGCGAAGCTTGGGCTGGACGACACTGTAGAGGTTTTGAAGACGGCAGGCGAGTCGACCCGCCTGCGGCTTCTGGCGCTGCTATCGCGCGGCGATCTGACGGTGACGGATCTCACCGACATCCTTGGACAATCACAGCCGCGCATCTCCCGGCATCTCAAGCTACTTGCAGAGGCGGCGCTGATCGAGCGCTATCAGGAGGGGGCTTGGGCCTATTTCCGCCTCAGGCATGAGGGGGCTGCCGTTTCGCTGGCCCGCCTGCTGCTCGATCGGATCGACGAGACCGATCCGGTCCTGGACCGGGACGCTGAGCGCCTTGCCGTCTTGAAGAAGGCGCGGGCGGAAAAGGCGCAGGCCTATTTCAGCCGGAATGCCGCTGAATGGGACGAATTGCGGCGCCTTCATGTGAGCGAGGCGGAGGTCGAGGCAGCGCTCCTCGGGCTGATCGGTGAGCAGCCGGTCGACGCATTCCTCGACCTTGGGACCGGCACCGGCCGTATTCTGCAACTGTTCGAGGGGCTCTACCGGCGTGGTGTCGGCGTCGATGCCAGCCGTGACATGCTGGCGGTTGCCCGCGCCAACCTGGATCGCGCCGGCATAACCAAGGCCTCGATCCGCCACGGCGACATCTTCAACCTGCCGCTCGAACGCGACGAGTTCGATGTAGTTACAATCCATCAGGTGCTTCATTTTCTCGACGAACCGGACGCGGCCATCGCCGAGGCGGCGCGCATGCTCCGACCGGGCGGCCGGCTGGTGATCATCGATCTGGCACCGCACGGCATAGAACATTTGCGCGACGAGCACGCTCATCTGCGCCTGGGTTTTTCCCACCAGATCGTCCAGGAGTGGCTGGAACAGGCAGGTCTGTCGCTCGAACAGGCCATCGATCTCAAGCCCGCCGATGGCGGCCCGGAAGCACTGACTGTCACCATTTGGCTGGCGCGCGACCAGAGACCCGCAGAGGGCGCCAATGGCGCCGAACCGCTCATTGCCATCGGCCGGAGGAACTGA
- the ettA gene encoding energy-dependent translational throttle protein EttA produces MARQFIYHMAGLNKAYGNKKVLENIHLSFYPDAKIGILGPNGAGKSTVLRIMAGLDNEYTGEAWVAEGATVGYLPQEPQLDPAKNVLENVMEGVAPKKAILDRYNELMMNYSDETAEEGAKLQDIIDSQNLWDLESQVEMAMDALRCPPGDADVANLSGGEKRRVALCKLLLSQPDLLLLDEPTNHLDAETIAWLEKHLREYPGAVLMITHDRYFLDNVTGWILELDRGRGIPYEGNYSAYLQAKAKRMQQEGREEATRQKALSREQEWIASSPKARQAKSKARIRAYDELVKAAEDRRPGDAQIVIPVGERLGNVVIEAENLTKSYGDRVLIENLTFKLPPGGIVGVIGPNGAGKTTLFRMITGQEKPDSGEIRVGETVDLGYVDQSRDALAGNKTVWEEISGGNDVIKLGKHEVNSRAYCGAFNFKGGDQQQKVGTLSGGQRNRVHLAKMLKSGGNVILLDEPTNDLDTETLAALEDALESFAGCAVIISHDRMFLDRLATHILAFEGDSHVEWFEGNFEDYEQDKIRRLGPDSVNPKRVTYKRLTR; encoded by the coding sequence ATGGCACGACAGTTCATCTACCACATGGCAGGGCTAAACAAGGCCTACGGTAACAAGAAGGTTCTGGAGAACATTCACCTCTCCTTCTACCCGGACGCGAAGATCGGCATTCTCGGTCCCAACGGTGCCGGTAAGTCGACCGTCCTCAGGATCATGGCCGGTCTCGACAACGAGTATACCGGCGAGGCATGGGTGGCTGAAGGCGCGACCGTCGGCTACCTGCCGCAGGAGCCGCAACTCGATCCGGCAAAGAACGTGCTGGAGAACGTGATGGAAGGCGTCGCTCCCAAGAAGGCGATCCTCGACCGTTACAACGAACTGATGATGAACTATTCGGACGAAACGGCCGAAGAAGGCGCCAAGCTCCAGGACATCATCGACAGCCAGAACCTTTGGGACCTTGAGAGCCAGGTCGAAATGGCGATGGACGCGCTGCGCTGCCCGCCGGGCGATGCGGATGTCGCCAACCTGTCGGGCGGTGAGAAGCGCCGCGTTGCGCTCTGCAAACTGCTGCTGTCGCAGCCCGACCTGCTGCTGCTCGACGAGCCGACGAACCATCTCGACGCCGAGACGATTGCCTGGCTGGAAAAGCATCTGCGCGAGTATCCGGGTGCTGTCCTGATGATCACCCACGACCGCTACTTCCTCGACAACGTCACCGGCTGGATCCTCGAGCTCGACCGCGGCCGCGGCATTCCCTACGAAGGCAACTATTCGGCCTATCTCCAGGCCAAGGCCAAGCGAATGCAGCAGGAAGGTCGCGAAGAGGCAACGCGCCAGAAGGCGCTCTCCCGTGAACAGGAATGGATCGCCTCCAGTCCGAAGGCCCGGCAGGCGAAGTCGAAGGCCCGTATCCGCGCCTACGACGAACTGGTCAAGGCGGCGGAGGATCGTCGCCCCGGTGACGCCCAGATCGTGATCCCGGTCGGTGAACGTCTCGGCAACGTCGTGATCGAGGCCGAGAACCTGACCAAGTCGTATGGCGACCGCGTGCTGATCGAGAACCTTACCTTCAAGCTTCCGCCCGGCGGTATTGTTGGTGTCATCGGCCCGAACGGCGCCGGCAAGACGACGCTGTTTCGGATGATCACCGGCCAGGAGAAGCCTGATAGCGGCGAAATTCGCGTCGGTGAGACGGTGGACCTCGGCTATGTCGACCAGAGCCGGGACGCGCTCGCCGGCAACAAGACGGTCTGGGAAGAGATTTCCGGCGGCAACGACGTGATCAAGCTCGGCAAGCATGAAGTCAATTCGCGTGCCTATTGCGGCGCGTTCAACTTCAAGGGCGGCGACCAGCAGCAAAAGGTCGGCACGCTCTCGGGCGGCCAGCGCAACCGCGTTCACCTGGCCAAGATGCTGAAGTCCGGCGGCAACGTGATCCTGCTCGACGAGCCGACCAACGACCTCGATACCGAAACGCTGGCAGCGCTCGAGGATGCGCTCGAGAGTTTTGCCGGCTGCGCGGTGATCATCAGCCACGACCGCATGTTCCTCGACCGTCTTGCGACCCATATTCTGGCGTTTGAGGGCGACAGCCATGTGGAATGGTTCGAGGGTAACTTCGAAGACTACGAGCAGGACAAGATCCGCCGCCTCGGCCCGGATTCGGTCAACCCGAAGCGCGTCACCTACAAGCGTCTGACGCGCTGA
- a CDS encoding ribonuclease — protein MLLFLLTLAVPVSAVTLADEPEDGDGGKAKTRHVLALTWQPGFCLRKPKMPECAQWPEGAHEPTGLALHGLWQVKKSYCGIDAELKKRDRSNKWTDLPQLVLSEETATRLSVAMPGVASGLDRHQWLMNGTCHAATAEDYYVRSLEMLDAVNASAVGALFDAKAGKVVTKDEIAAAFDAAFGPGAGERVRLRCRNIDGEKIITGLTIGLSADEGELAGLIRGASATKSKCDGGLLVQMAD, from the coding sequence ATGCTTCTCTTTCTTCTGACGCTGGCGGTACCTGTCTCTGCGGTGACGCTTGCGGATGAACCTGAGGATGGCGATGGCGGAAAGGCCAAGACCCGGCACGTGCTGGCGCTAACCTGGCAACCGGGGTTCTGTCTGAGGAAACCAAAGATGCCGGAATGCGCACAGTGGCCGGAGGGTGCTCATGAGCCCACAGGTCTGGCGTTGCACGGGCTGTGGCAGGTGAAGAAAAGCTACTGCGGTATCGACGCCGAACTGAAAAAGCGGGACCGCTCGAACAAATGGACGGATCTGCCGCAACTGGTGCTTTCCGAGGAGACGGCCACGCGGCTTTCCGTGGCCATGCCCGGCGTCGCATCCGGGCTCGACCGCCACCAGTGGCTGATGAACGGCACCTGCCATGCAGCGACGGCGGAGGACTACTACGTGCGGTCGCTTGAGATGCTGGATGCCGTCAACGCCTCTGCGGTGGGAGCGCTCTTCGATGCGAAGGCGGGCAAGGTGGTGACGAAAGACGAGATTGCGGCCGCTTTTGATGCGGCGTTCGGTCCGGGGGCCGGCGAGCGCGTGCGGTTGCGCTGCCGGAATATCGACGGTGAGAAGATTATCACCGGCCTGACCATTGGGCTGTCGGCGGACGAAGGGGAACTCGCCGGCCTCATTCGTGGCGCTTCGGCCACCAAGTCCAAGTGTGACGGCGGTTTATTGGTGCAGATGGCTGACTGA